TTGGTGCAGCGCACGTACGCGCGGTCGATGTCCGCACGGTCGGTGTAGGCCACCGACTCCGGCTCGGAGTAGGCGCCCTTGCACAGCCGGACCCGCGAGCCCTCGTGCGCCAGGTCGCGGCAGTCGGCCTCGGTGCGGCGCAGGTAGGCCTGGAGAACGGCGCCGGTCCAGGGGAAGTCGCGGCGCAGCTCGCGCAGGATGCCCAGCGTGGAGTCGGTGGTGGTGTGGTCCTCCATGTCGAGGGTCACCGTGGAGCCGACCGCCGCCGCCTTCTCGCAGATCGCGCGGGCGTGGTCGAGCGCGATCCGCTCGCCGTCGCCGGGCAGCGCCTGGCCGACGGCGGAGAGCTTGACCGAGACCTCCGCGGAGCCGGTGAGCCCCGCCTCGCCCAGCGCGTCGAGCAGCTCGACGTACGCGTCGCGGGTGGCCTGGGCCTGCTCGAGCTCGAGCACGTCCTCGCCGAGCCGGTCGATCGTGACGAGGCGGCCCGAGTCCACCAGCTCGCTGCTCGCGCGCACGGCGTCCTCCGTGCGCTCGCCCGCGACGAAGCGGGCGACCATCGCCCGGGCCGGGGGCGCCTCGGACGCCACCTGCTTGAGCCGCTCCGAACGCGACATCGACAGCAGGACCCCACGCAGCACGGGTGCTCCCCTCCGCCCGGACGGCGTGGTCCGCCGCCAGTTGCCGGTCAGGCTACTCGGCGGCCCTGCGCACCGGTCACCCGCGCGCGTCGCGGGCGGCCTGGCGACGCGCGCCCGCCGCCTTCGTGGACGCGTTCTTCTTCGCGCGCGAGGGCGCGGGCCGCGCGCTTCCCGAGGCGGTACGCCCGCGACCCGGTGCGGTGGACGCCGACGCCGTTCGCTGCGCCTCGGGCCCGGCCCCGCCCGAGCGTGCCGCGGAGAG
This Frankiales bacterium DNA region includes the following protein-coding sequences:
- a CDS encoding proline dehydrogenase, coding for MLRGVLLSMSRSERLKQVASEAPPARAMVARFVAGERTEDAVRASSELVDSGRLVTIDRLGEDVLELEQAQATRDAYVELLDALGEAGLTGSAEVSVKLSAVGQALPGDGERIALDHARAICEKAAAVGSTVTLDMEDHTTTDSTLGILRELRRDFPWTGAVLQAYLRRTEADCRDLAHEGSRVRLCKGAYSEPESVAYTDRADIDRAYVRCTKILMQGSGYPMLATHDPRLVEIGGALAVRNDRQPGTYEFQMLYGIRPEEQLRLAAQGERMRVYVPYGDEWYGYLVRRLAERPANLGLLARSLTSKG